In the Bacteroidales bacterium genome, one interval contains:
- a CDS encoding M20/M25/M40 family metallo-hydrolase, translating into MKYLILSIFLSLNIIGFTQSITGKEIKKHIEYLASDELGGRKPGTKGDELAAEYIKNEFKKNGLSLAGDNGYQYFNITTGIKHNSNNHLYINKFSAKSLEDNIPLPFSGNGTVSSKAVFVGYGFDINTDSIKWNDYKDVDVKGKWVLVLRGDPEMSNRNSFYIPYSSDLSKVMTAVKKGAAGVLLVSGETFDKEDKLAELKYGRGNAQVKIPVIQIKRQLADKVLDNGKSIIDYENILIKERKHNSFITKTKIKATVDIEYVKTQTHNVLAILPGSNKTLSQEFIVVGAHYDHLGLGGKNSGSRMPDTVAVHNGADDNASGISSLLEIAEKFNDEKIKPERSILFIAFGAEEMGLLGSSYFVNNPPVNLSKVYTMVNLDMLGRLNAEKNVTIAGTGTAKEFNEFLNKYKNETNLKLSYSPGGSGASDHSSFYRMNIPVLFFNTGAHEDYHTPFDDTEKINITGQEAVTKLIFNIIKDLSGRKEKLTFTETEMPQSRKSSRGLKVTLGIMPGFGDTSNKGLRVDGVTKGGPAETGGLKRGDVITALNGEKIANIYEYMEVLGKLEKGQRVMVDIIRNEKKQVLAVQL; encoded by the coding sequence ATGAAATATTTAATATTATCAATATTCCTGTCTTTGAATATTATTGGCTTTACACAAAGCATCACAGGAAAAGAAATTAAAAAACACATTGAGTATTTAGCATCAGATGAATTAGGAGGCAGAAAACCCGGTACCAAAGGAGATGAACTTGCTGCGGAATATATTAAAAATGAATTTAAAAAAAACGGCTTATCATTAGCGGGAGATAACGGTTACCAATATTTTAACATTACTACAGGTATTAAGCACAACAGTAATAATCATTTGTATATCAATAAATTCAGTGCAAAGTCTTTGGAAGATAATATTCCTTTGCCGTTTTCCGGTAACGGAACGGTTTCGTCTAAAGCTGTTTTTGTCGGCTACGGTTTTGATATAAACACTGACAGCATAAAATGGAATGATTATAAAGACGTTGATGTAAAAGGTAAATGGGTTTTAGTTTTGAGAGGGGATCCTGAAATGAGCAACAGAAACAGTTTTTACATTCCTTACAGCTCGGATCTTTCAAAAGTAATGACAGCCGTAAAAAAAGGTGCAGCAGGTGTTCTGTTGGTTTCCGGAGAAACATTTGATAAAGAAGATAAATTAGCGGAACTGAAATACGGCAGAGGTAATGCACAAGTTAAAATTCCCGTAATTCAAATCAAAAGACAATTAGCAGATAAAGTTCTTGATAACGGAAAATCTATTATTGATTATGAAAATATTCTAATTAAAGAAAGAAAACATAATTCTTTTATTACAAAAACAAAAATTAAGGCTACTGTTGATATTGAATATGTAAAAACACAAACACATAATGTTTTGGCAATTTTACCCGGAAGTAACAAAACACTTTCACAAGAATTTATTGTAGTCGGAGCACATTATGACCATCTTGGTTTAGGCGGAAAAAATTCAGGGTCAAGAATGCCCGATACCGTTGCTGTTCATAACGGAGCTGATGATAATGCTTCCGGTATTTCATCATTGCTTGAAATTGCAGAGAAATTTAATGATGAAAAAATAAAACCTGAAAGAAGCATTCTTTTTATTGCTTTCGGTGCAGAAGAAATGGGATTATTAGGGTCTTCATATTTTGTTAATAATCCGCCGGTTAACTTATCGAAAGTATATACAATGGTAAATTTGGATATGCTGGGACGGTTAAATGCAGAAAAAAATGTTACGATTGCAGGAACGGGAACGGCAAAAGAATTTAATGAATTTCTTAATAAGTATAAAAACGAAACAAATTTGAAACTCTCATATTCCCCGGGAGGTTCAGGGGCTTCCGATCACTCATCTTTTTACAGAATGAATATTCCTGTTTTATTTTTTAATACAGGAGCTCATGAAGATTATCACACTCCTTTTGATGATACTGAGAAAATAAATATTACGGGGCAAGAAGCAGTTACAAAACTGATATTCAATATAATAAAAGATTTATCGGGAAGAAAAGAAAAATTAACTTTTACCGAAACAGAAATGCCTCAAAGCAGAAAAAGCAGCAGAGGATTAAAAGTAACCTTAGGAATTATGCCCGGTTTCGGAGATACGTCAAACAAAGGACTGAGAGTTGACGGAGTTACAAAAGGCGGTCCGGCAGAAACAGGAGGTTTAAAAAGAGGAGATGTAATAACGGCACTAAACGGTGAAAAAATTGCAAATATTTATGAATATATGGAAGTTTTGGGAAAACTTGAAAAAGGACAAAGAGTTATGGTAGATATTATTCGAAATGAAAAAAAACAAGTGTTGGCTGTTCAGCTGTAA
- a CDS encoding zinc-binding dehydrogenase, whose product MKAYYLIKNGGSKDAFELRELNLPEPGENDVTIEVEVFGLNFADVMARLGYYKACPSLPAVIGYDVAGRIIKKGSNVKDLEIGQRVTALTRFGGYATHVNTNHHGVIPIKEDTDAAKATALATQYATAYYAAEYSMNLQKGEHVLVQAAAGGVGTALVQLAKRRGCTVYGTAGSDEKIEYLKKQGVDFPINYRKQDFYEYIKSVKGEKSMDAIFDSIGGNYVKKGLKLLAPGGRFAMYGAAQIAGNSDKKSAFRQIKTLLGFGKYRPTQFFANSQTLIGVNMLQIGDYKPYILKKCMGNVVDLFNKGEINPTVNKVFDVKDLEEAHDYIQKRKSVGKIAVKW is encoded by the coding sequence ATGAAAGCATACTATCTTATAAAAAACGGAGGTTCAAAAGATGCCTTTGAATTAAGAGAACTCAACCTGCCTGAACCGGGAGAAAATGATGTAACAATTGAAGTTGAAGTGTTCGGTTTAAATTTTGCAGATGTTATGGCACGTTTGGGTTATTATAAGGCTTGTCCTTCGTTACCTGCTGTTATCGGGTATGATGTTGCGGGAAGAATTATAAAAAAAGGAAGCAATGTTAAAGATCTTGAAATTGGGCAAAGAGTTACTGCTCTTACAAGATTCGGAGGATATGCAACTCATGTTAATACAAATCATCACGGTGTGATACCTATTAAAGAAGATACAGATGCAGCAAAAGCAACAGCTTTAGCAACCCAATATGCAACCGCTTATTATGCAGCCGAATACAGCATGAATTTGCAAAAAGGCGAACATGTTTTAGTACAAGCAGCTGCCGGAGGAGTAGGAACAGCATTGGTTCAATTAGCAAAAAGAAGAGGCTGTACTGTTTACGGAACAGCCGGGTCTGATGAGAAAATTGAATATTTAAAGAAACAAGGTGTTGACTTTCCTATCAATTACAGAAAACAAGATTTCTATGAATATATTAAATCTGTTAAAGGAGAAAAAAGTATGGATGCAATATTTGATTCCATAGGCGGTAATTATGTTAAAAAAGGATTGAAATTACTTGCTCCCGGAGGAAGGTTCGCAATGTACGGAGCCGCTCAAATTGCAGGAAACAGTGATAAAAAAAGTGCATTCAGGCAAATAAAAACGCTTTTAGGTTTCGGCAAATACAGACCCACACAATTTTTTGCAAACTCGCAAACGTTAATAGGTGTAAATATGCTTCAAATAGGCGATTATAAACCGTACATCTTAAAAAAATGTATGGGTAATGTTGTTGATTTATTCAATAAAGGCGAAATTAATCCTACTGTAAATAAAGTTTTTGATGTAAAAGATTTAGAAGAAGCACATGATTATATTCAAAAAAGAAAATCTGTCGGAAAAATTGCCGTAAAATGGTAA
- the mdh gene encoding malate dehydrogenase → MSKVTVIGAGNVGATVADSVARKDIVKEVVLLDIKEGLAEGKALDMWQTSAIEGFNARITGSTNDYSKTAGSDVIVITSGLPRKPGMSRDDLISTNAKIVNEVTKKAIEKSPDAIIIIVSNPLDVMTYAAYKTAGVDSKKVFGMAGILDTARYRAFLADEMGTSPKDIQALLMGGHGDTMVPLPRYTKVNGIPITQYIKEERLNEIVTRTKKGGGELVALMGTSAWYAPGAAAAQMVEAIIKDEKRTFPVCAYLEGQYGLDKIYLGVPVILGKNGIEEIIELDLNEQETKDLNTSAKAVKGVMDVFDGMNLI, encoded by the coding sequence ATGAGTAAAGTAACAGTTATAGGTGCCGGAAATGTAGGTGCTACAGTTGCAGATTCAGTTGCAAGAAAAGATATTGTAAAAGAAGTTGTATTATTAGATATTAAAGAAGGCTTAGCAGAAGGTAAAGCTCTTGATATGTGGCAAACATCTGCTATTGAGGGGTTTAATGCAAGAATTACAGGCTCTACAAATGACTATTCTAAAACTGCAGGTTCGGATGTTATTGTAATTACTTCAGGCTTACCGCGTAAACCGGGTATGTCAAGAGACGATTTAATTTCAACAAATGCAAAAATAGTAAACGAAGTTACAAAAAAAGCAATTGAGAAATCACCCGATGCTATTATTATTATAGTTTCTAATCCTTTAGATGTTATGACTTATGCAGCGTATAAAACAGCAGGAGTCGATTCTAAAAAAGTTTTCGGAATGGCAGGTATTCTTGATACTGCAAGATACAGAGCTTTTCTTGCAGATGAAATGGGAACTTCGCCGAAAGATATACAAGCATTATTAATGGGCGGACACGGCGATACAATGGTTCCGCTTCCGAGATATACAAAAGTAAACGGTATTCCGATTACACAATATATTAAAGAAGAAAGATTAAACGAAATAGTTACGAGAACTAAAAAAGGAGGAGGCGAATTAGTTGCTTTAATGGGAACTTCTGCTTGGTATGCACCCGGAGCTGCTGCGGCTCAAATGGTAGAAGCAATTATTAAAGACGAAAAACGAACTTTTCCTGTTTGTGCTTATCTTGAAGGACAATACGGACTTGATAAAATTTATCTTGGTGTTCCTGTTATTCTCGGTAAAAACGGAATTGAAGAAATAATTGAACTTGATTTAAATGAGCAAGAAACAAAAGATTTAAATACATCTGCCAAAGCTGTAAAAGGTGTAATGGATGTATTTGACGGTATGAATCTTATTTAA